A region of Zetaproteobacteria bacterium DNA encodes the following proteins:
- a CDS encoding hybrid sensor histidine kinase/response regulator, translating to MNHERILVVDDIEQNRYMLEFMLRKQGAEVVTAANGEEALALLRRKPFDLIVSDILMPVMDGYRLCRSCKADSGLRAIPFVFYTATYTTDEDRRFALDLGADRFIVKPHDPDALLASFEELMRAYRNGAITSSEPAIEDEEEALQRYNQRLIHKLEDKLAELERKNRELEAEIARRNELQQQQLLRAQKMEAIGTLVSGVAHNFNNMLVGVRGKSYLAKSRLGKDDDYVRAQIEEIEQLTNHASAIVRQLMNYARKDVEHKRRFDLCALLRDTVETARIGIPSHTTITIEIPDEKLPVEGDNSQLQQVIMNLLNNARDAVAEADRREISVTLRRLPEEEAGAAGGAQLTIADSGCGIPEHLQARIFDPFFTTKEQGKGTGLGLSTAHSIIENHGGRIRCHSTPGAGTRFEIALPLSQGMETDAPVEEKPQPGKGETILLVEDEEQVRATTASVLERLGYRVVTAANGREAMECFCRESEIALLLSDVVMPEMGGVELVRAVRATGSRIPIILATGYNLEVTQLSAEERDGVRIIAKPFRMGPLSRVIRQTLQPRHPG from the coding sequence ATGAACCACGAACGGATCCTCGTCGTCGACGACATCGAGCAAAACCGCTACATGCTGGAGTTCATGCTGCGCAAACAGGGAGCGGAGGTGGTCACCGCCGCCAACGGCGAGGAGGCGCTCGCCCTGCTGCGACGCAAGCCCTTCGACCTGATCGTCAGCGACATCCTGATGCCGGTGATGGACGGCTATCGCCTCTGCCGTTCCTGCAAGGCCGACTCCGGGCTGCGCGCCATCCCCTTCGTCTTCTACACCGCCACCTACACCACCGACGAGGATCGCCGCTTCGCCCTCGACCTCGGCGCCGACCGCTTCATCGTCAAGCCCCATGATCCCGACGCCCTGCTGGCCTCCTTCGAAGAGCTGATGCGTGCCTACCGCAACGGCGCCATCACCTCCAGCGAGCCGGCGATCGAGGATGAGGAAGAGGCGCTGCAGCGCTACAACCAGCGGCTGATCCACAAGCTGGAGGACAAACTGGCCGAACTGGAGCGGAAGAACCGCGAACTCGAGGCGGAGATCGCCCGGCGCAACGAGCTGCAGCAGCAGCAGCTGCTGCGCGCCCAGAAGATGGAGGCGATCGGCACCCTGGTCAGCGGCGTGGCGCACAACTTCAACAACATGCTGGTCGGCGTGCGGGGCAAGAGCTACCTGGCCAAATCGCGGCTGGGCAAGGATGACGACTATGTGCGCGCGCAGATCGAGGAGATCGAGCAGCTGACCAACCACGCCTCGGCCATCGTCCGCCAACTGATGAACTACGCACGCAAGGATGTGGAGCACAAGCGCCGCTTCGACCTGTGCGCGCTGCTGCGCGACACCGTCGAGACGGCACGCATCGGCATTCCCTCCCACACCACGATCACCATTGAGATCCCCGACGAGAAGCTGCCGGTGGAGGGGGACAACAGCCAGCTGCAGCAGGTGATCATGAACCTGCTCAACAACGCCCGCGACGCCGTCGCCGAAGCCGACCGGCGGGAGATCAGCGTCACACTGCGGCGGCTGCCCGAAGAGGAAGCCGGCGCCGCCGGCGGGGCGCAGCTGACCATCGCCGACAGCGGCTGCGGCATCCCCGAGCATCTGCAGGCGCGCATCTTCGACCCCTTCTTCACCACCAAGGAGCAGGGCAAAGGCACCGGGCTGGGGCTCTCCACCGCCCACTCCATCATCGAGAACCACGGCGGCCGGATCCGCTGCCACAGCACGCCCGGCGCCGGCACACGCTTCGAGATCGCGCTGCCGCTGTCGCAAGGTATGGAGACCGACGCCCCGGTGGAGGAGAAGCCGCAGCCGGGCAAGGGGGAAACGATCCTGCTGGTCGAGGACGAGGAGCAGGTCCGTGCCACCACCGCCTCGGTGCTCGAACGGCTCGGCTACCGGGTGGTGACCGCCGCCAACGGCCGGGAGGCGATGGAGTGCTTCTGCCGGGAGTCGGAGATCGCGCTGCTGCTCTCCGACGTGGTGATGCCGGAGATGGGCGGCGTCGAGCTGGTGCGCGCGGTACGCGCCACCGGCAGCCGGATCCCGATCATTCTGGCCACCGGCTACAACCTGGAGGTGACACAGCTCTCCGCAGAGGAGCGCGATGGGGTGCGCATCATCGCCAAGCCGTTCCGGATGGGCCCGCTCAGCCGCGTCATCCGCCAGACGTTGCAGCCGCGACACCCGGGATGA
- a CDS encoding 2-oxo acid dehydrogenase subunit E2: MTDPAAAHPNPKRIKASPLARRLARQRGIDLSTLRGSGPGGRIVKADVERAAARGIRLGAAPAQTPPPRPLPAGPLPYHEDEYEAVAHSMMRKTIARRLSESKQQIPHFYLSLDVTMDRLIELRRQLNEAADGAFRLSVNDFIVKAAATALQQVPAANASWTEEAVLMHKHAHISVAVAIDGGLITPVVRYAERKSLIEISGEIKELPGRARSGALKPEEYSGGTFSISNLGMYGIRQFSAIVNPPEGAILAAGACTPRVVAEEGRPVVRQVMNLTLSCDHRVIDGAVGAAFLTALKKALELPAGLLL; the protein is encoded by the coding sequence ATGACCGACCCCGCCGCAGCCCACCCGAACCCGAAGCGCATCAAGGCCAGCCCCCTGGCCCGCCGTCTGGCCCGGCAGAGGGGGATCGACCTCTCCACCCTGCGCGGCAGCGGCCCCGGCGGGCGCATCGTCAAGGCGGATGTCGAGCGGGCGGCCGCACGGGGCATCCGCCTGGGGGCGGCCCCGGCGCAGACCCCGCCGCCGCGACCGCTTCCCGCCGGCCCGCTCCCCTACCACGAGGACGAGTACGAGGCGGTGGCGCATTCGATGATGCGCAAGACGATCGCCCGCCGCCTGTCGGAATCGAAACAGCAGATTCCCCACTTCTACCTCTCGCTCGACGTGACCATGGACCGGCTGATCGAGCTGCGCCGCCAGCTCAACGAGGCGGCCGACGGCGCTTTCCGGCTGTCGGTCAACGACTTCATCGTCAAGGCGGCGGCCACCGCCCTGCAGCAGGTGCCCGCGGCCAACGCCAGCTGGACCGAGGAGGCGGTGCTGATGCACAAGCACGCCCACATCTCGGTGGCGGTGGCGATCGACGGCGGCTTGATCACCCCGGTGGTGCGCTATGCCGAGCGCAAATCGCTGATCGAGATCTCGGGCGAGATCAAGGAGCTGCCCGGCCGGGCCAGAAGCGGCGCGCTCAAGCCGGAGGAGTACAGCGGCGGCACCTTCTCCATCTCCAACCTCGGCATGTACGGCATCCGGCAGTTCTCGGCCATCGTCAACCCGCCGGAGGGGGCGATCCTCGCCGCTGGCGCCTGCACCCCGCGCGTTGTGGCCGAGGAGGGACGGCCGGTGGTGCGGCAGGTGATGAACCTCACCCTCTCCTGCGACCACCGGGTGATCGACGGCGCCGTCGGCGCCGCCTTCCTCACCGCACTGAAGAAGGCGCTGGAGCTCCCCGCCGGCCTGCTGCTGTAG
- a CDS encoding pyruvate dehydrogenase complex E1 component subunit beta, which yields MGRITYREALNQAMCEEMERDERVFLMGEEVAEYNGAYKVSQGMLKRFGPRRVIDTPITELGFAGLGVGAAMAGLRPIIEFMTWNFAILAMDQIVNAAAKMHYMSAGQYAVPVVFRGAGGSAARVGAQHSQSLENWMANIPGLKVVMPSTPADAKGLLKSAIRDDDPVVFIENEICYGDVGEVPEEQEFLIPLGKAEVKRTGGDVTIVAHSRMTGFALRAAEALARDGIEAEVVDPRTIKPLDEATILASVAKTNRAVVVEEGWRFAGIGAEISARIMERGFDDLDAPVARVTGKDVPMPYAANLEAATIPSIAEIVAAAKAVCNRL from the coding sequence ATGGGCCGGATCACCTACCGCGAAGCACTCAACCAGGCGATGTGCGAGGAGATGGAGCGCGACGAGCGCGTGTTCCTGATGGGTGAGGAGGTGGCCGAGTACAACGGCGCCTACAAAGTGAGCCAGGGGATGCTCAAACGGTTCGGCCCCCGGCGGGTGATCGACACCCCGATCACCGAACTCGGCTTCGCCGGCCTCGGCGTCGGCGCGGCGATGGCCGGCCTGCGGCCGATCATCGAGTTCATGACCTGGAACTTCGCCATCCTCGCCATGGATCAGATCGTCAACGCCGCCGCCAAGATGCACTACATGTCGGCCGGGCAGTACGCCGTTCCGGTGGTCTTCCGCGGCGCCGGCGGCTCGGCCGCCCGGGTCGGCGCGCAGCACTCGCAGAGTCTGGAGAACTGGATGGCCAACATCCCGGGGCTGAAGGTGGTGATGCCCTCCACCCCGGCCGACGCCAAGGGGCTGCTCAAGAGCGCCATCCGCGACGACGATCCGGTGGTATTCATCGAGAACGAGATCTGCTACGGGGATGTCGGCGAGGTGCCGGAGGAGCAGGAGTTCCTCATCCCGCTGGGCAAGGCGGAGGTCAAGCGCACCGGCGGCGACGTCACCATCGTCGCCCACTCGCGCATGACCGGCTTCGCCCTGCGGGCGGCGGAGGCGCTCGCCCGCGACGGGATCGAGGCCGAGGTGGTCGACCCGCGCACCATCAAGCCGCTCGACGAGGCCACCATCCTCGCATCGGTAGCCAAGACCAACCGCGCGGTGGTGGTCGAGGAGGGGTGGCGCTTCGCCGGCATCGGCGCCGAGATCTCCGCCCGCATCATGGAACGCGGCTTCGACGACCTCGACGCGCCGGTGGCCCGGGTCACCGGCAAGGATGTGCCGATGCCCTACGCCGCCAACCTGGAGGCGGCCACCATCCCCTCCATCGCCGAAATCGTCGCCGCCGCCAAGGCGGTCTGCAACCGTCTCTAG
- a CDS encoding response regulator, which yields MAKMSGEELRAVVDTIIDGVITIGEDGIIHDCNPAALRIFGYRYDELIGQNVSLLMPEPYRSGHDGYIQRYLDEGKPRIIGFGREVTGLRKDGSTFPLELSVGEAATADGRRFVGIVRDVTRRHRYEERLRQARRAAQQANREKSDLLAAMSHELRTPLNSVIGFSGILLKGMAGPLNDEQRRQLQFIHDSGSRLLRMINDILDVSRIEAGRMTLHPAPCLLQEIVRQAVDTIRPQADARNITIACELPREEIHAVQDGDRLRQVLINLLGNAVKFSGEGGRVEVGMECAGGNVLCHVRDQGIGMDREQLDRIFDPFVRVEEGKHAAVPGSGLGLALCRNFIELMGGTIRAESTPGEGSCFTLRFPLHAPGYRRPEELPPAERQCAQPEGSGPLVLLIDDDPRARELQRVHLERDGCRVLELDRGANALAVVKAQRPDLILLDLLLPGVSGWEVLTRLKEDPDTRDIPVICISILDGCARTLEMGAVGFMVKPIDPDELRRKVGELVDDAPAGRTVLVVDDDPAARALLCNILQSGGPRVRCIEAANGVDALARAAEVRPDLVITDMMMPQMDGLTLAGWLRSAPATRDIPILMVTAKELDDVELLQLSRYDVAVQAKQHLDPDALLARLRELLPGRRAEARIDGAPSGGS from the coding sequence ATGGCGAAGATGAGCGGGGAAGAGCTGCGTGCCGTCGTCGACACCATCATCGACGGTGTCATCACCATCGGCGAGGACGGCATCATCCACGACTGCAACCCCGCCGCCCTGCGCATCTTCGGCTACCGCTACGACGAGCTGATCGGGCAAAACGTCTCGCTGCTGATGCCCGAGCCCTATCGCAGCGGGCACGACGGCTACATCCAGCGCTACCTCGACGAGGGCAAGCCGCGCATCATCGGCTTTGGCCGCGAGGTGACCGGCCTGCGCAAGGACGGTTCCACCTTTCCGCTGGAGCTCTCGGTCGGTGAGGCGGCCACCGCCGACGGCCGCCGCTTCGTCGGCATCGTACGCGACGTCACCCGCCGCCACCGCTACGAGGAACGGCTGCGCCAGGCGCGTCGCGCCGCCCAACAGGCCAACCGGGAGAAATCGGACCTGCTGGCCGCCATGTCGCACGAGCTGCGCACCCCGCTCAACTCGGTGATCGGCTTCTCCGGCATCCTGCTCAAGGGGATGGCCGGGCCGCTGAACGACGAACAGCGCCGCCAGTTGCAGTTCATCCACGACAGCGGCAGCCGCCTGCTCCGCATGATCAACGACATCCTCGACGTCTCCCGCATCGAGGCGGGGCGGATGACCCTCCACCCCGCTCCCTGCCTGCTGCAGGAGATCGTCCGCCAGGCCGTCGACACCATCCGGCCGCAGGCGGATGCACGGAACATCACCATCGCCTGCGAACTGCCGCGGGAGGAGATCCACGCGGTCCAGGACGGCGACCGTCTGCGTCAGGTGCTGATCAACCTGCTGGGCAACGCCGTCAAGTTCTCCGGCGAGGGGGGGCGTGTGGAGGTCGGAATGGAGTGCGCGGGAGGCAACGTCCTCTGCCACGTCCGCGATCAGGGGATCGGGATGGACCGGGAGCAGCTCGACCGGATCTTCGATCCCTTCGTCCGGGTGGAGGAGGGGAAGCACGCCGCCGTCCCGGGCAGCGGGCTCGGTCTGGCGCTGTGCCGCAACTTCATCGAGCTGATGGGCGGCACCATCCGGGCGGAGAGCACGCCGGGGGAGGGGAGCTGCTTCACCTTGCGCTTCCCGCTCCACGCTCCGGGCTACCGGCGGCCGGAGGAGCTGCCGCCGGCGGAGCGGCAATGCGCGCAGCCGGAGGGCTCCGGGCCGCTGGTGCTGCTGATCGACGACGATCCCAGGGCGCGCGAGCTCCAACGGGTCCATCTGGAGCGCGACGGCTGTCGGGTGCTCGAGCTCGACCGCGGCGCCAATGCGCTGGCCGTCGTCAAGGCGCAGCGGCCCGACCTGATCCTGCTCGACCTGCTGCTGCCCGGGGTGAGTGGATGGGAGGTGCTCACCCGGCTCAAGGAGGATCCCGACACCCGTGACATCCCGGTGATCTGCATCTCGATCCTCGATGGCTGCGCCCGGACACTGGAGATGGGGGCGGTCGGCTTCATGGTCAAGCCGATCGACCCCGACGAGCTGCGGCGCAAGGTGGGAGAGCTGGTCGACGACGCCCCCGCCGGCCGCACCGTGCTGGTGGTCGACGACGACCCCGCCGCCCGCGCGCTGCTGTGCAACATCCTGCAGTCGGGCGGCCCCAGGGTGCGTTGCATCGAGGCGGCGAACGGGGTGGATGCGCTCGCCCGGGCGGCGGAGGTGCGGCCGGACCTGGTCATCACCGACATGATGATGCCGCAGATGGACGGCCTGACGCTGGCCGGCTGGCTGCGCTCCGCCCCGGCCACGCGCGACATCCCGATCCTGATGGTCACCGCCAAGGAGCTGGACGACGTCGAGCTGCTGCAACTGTCCCGGTACGACGTGGCGGTACAGGCCAAGCAGCATCTCGACCCGGATGCACTGCTCGCCCGCCTGCGCGAGCTGCTGCCCGGGCGCCGTGCCGAAGCCCGCATCGACGGCGCCCCCTCCGGCGGATCATGA
- the pdhA gene encoding pyruvate dehydrogenase (acetyl-transferring) E1 component subunit alpha: MANENDATGIHHGGRFFDAERLSHMHDMMLFIRRFEEKAGQLYGLRKIGGFCHLCNGQEAICVGVHEAARPDDDFLTGYRDHGHILARGADPTAVMAELLGRAGGIVNGKGGSMHMFSAEHHFAGGNGIVGEQVPVALGFGFASRYRGDGRVTFCFMGDGAVNQGAVYESFNMAALWKLPVVFVVENNQYAMGTALNRASAETHLYKRGISFKVPGMQVDGMDVLEVVAQSAEARAHAASGEGPIILEMITYRYRGHSMSDPATYRSREEVDEWRAGRDPIARLQRQMIEIGMTDALQLKERDRAIKKRINEIARAAEAQPEPEPAEMWRHVYAQPIEGAYPYPGRAG; the protein is encoded by the coding sequence ATGGCCAACGAAAACGACGCGACGGGCATCCACCACGGCGGGCGCTTCTTCGACGCGGAGCGCCTGTCGCACATGCACGACATGATGCTCTTCATCCGCCGCTTCGAGGAGAAGGCCGGCCAACTCTACGGTCTGCGCAAGATCGGCGGCTTCTGCCATCTGTGCAACGGGCAGGAGGCGATCTGCGTCGGGGTGCACGAGGCGGCCCGTCCCGACGACGACTTCCTCACCGGCTACCGCGACCACGGCCACATCCTGGCGCGCGGGGCCGATCCCACCGCGGTGATGGCCGAGCTGCTCGGCCGCGCCGGCGGCATCGTCAACGGCAAGGGGGGATCGATGCACATGTTCAGCGCCGAGCACCACTTCGCCGGCGGCAACGGCATCGTCGGCGAGCAGGTGCCGGTGGCGCTCGGCTTCGGCTTCGCCTCCCGCTACCGCGGCGACGGGCGGGTCACTTTCTGCTTCATGGGAGATGGCGCGGTCAACCAGGGGGCGGTCTACGAGTCGTTCAACATGGCCGCGCTGTGGAAGCTGCCCGTCGTCTTCGTGGTGGAGAACAACCAGTACGCCATGGGCACCGCGCTCAACCGCGCCTCGGCGGAGACCCACCTCTACAAACGCGGCATCTCGTTCAAGGTGCCGGGCATGCAGGTGGACGGCATGGATGTGCTGGAGGTGGTCGCGCAGAGCGCCGAGGCGCGTGCGCACGCCGCCTCCGGCGAGGGGCCGATCATCCTCGAGATGATCACCTACCGCTACCGCGGCCACTCGATGTCCGATCCGGCCACCTACCGAAGCCGCGAGGAGGTGGACGAGTGGCGTGCCGGACGTGACCCGATCGCCCGGCTGCAGCGGCAGATGATCGAGATCGGCATGACCGATGCGCTCCAGCTCAAGGAGCGCGACCGGGCGATCAAGAAACGGATCAACGAGATCGCCCGGGCGGCCGAGGCGCAACCGGAGCCGGAGCCGGCCGAGATGTGGCGCCACGTCTACGCACAGCCGATCGAGGGTGCCTACCCCTATCCGGGCCGGGCGGGCTGA